Below is a window of Neosynechococcus sphagnicola sy1 DNA.
ACAAGGGGGAGCAACTGATAAGTTTTTAATAACTGACACTATTCAATAACAAGAATCATTATTTTGTATAGAAAAGTTACTTGGTATTCTATAAATAAGACCAAGTAAGAAGATTACTCAGGGATATGAAAAATCAGCGCAATGGGCAAGCGGCGATCCTTGATAGGGAACAGTTAAAACTACTGTTTTGGGAGTTGTCGCCAAAGTACCGGGCATTATTCGGCATCTGTTATTTCACTGGATGCCGAATTTCTGAGGCGCTGGCGTTGACTAGGGAAGACATTGTGAGTGACCGAATTGTCTTTCGGGCAATCACGACCAAGACCAAGGCAACACGGGAGGTTGTGATGAACCCTGCTTTGACGGCGCTGCTGAGTACCTATGGTTTGCCTGAATCAGGCTACTTATTCCCTGGCAAGAGTGAGGGACAGATGAGTTCCCAGGCTGCTGACCTGGCATTGAGAAAAGCAGCTGACTGGGTGGGCTTGCAGGGTGTCAGTACTCATTCGTTTAGGCGCACTTCCCTGACTCAAATGGCCTGCGCTGGTATCCCGCTCTGTTCGATCCAGACTATCTCTGGTCATAGTTCACTAGATGCTCTTCAAAGGTATCTGGCAGTGAGTGAGGAACAGAAACGGGACGCGATCTCG
It encodes the following:
- a CDS encoding tyrosine-type recombinase/integrase, coding for MKNQRNGQAAILDREQLKLLFWELSPKYRALFGICYFTGCRISEALALTREDIVSDRIVFRAITTKTKATREVVMNPALTALLSTYGLPESGYLFPGKSEGQMSSQAADLALRKAADWVGLQGVSTHSFRRTSLTQMACAGIPLCSIQTISGHSSLDALQRYLAVSEEQKRDAISVLGF